The genomic segment tttgaatcatttccctctggaaggcgactccggactgtcaaagctgccacagccagacattaaaacagtttttatccatgagtagttgctctactcaacagccaaaaatctgtagcctccctttgatctggtattttgttggttcacatgcttgatcaatgatgttttatcattaatgttttatcattattattgtttagtgttttctgagttattcgtaactgtcactgtatgtcatgttgttacttgtgtgcggagcaccaaggcaaattccttgtatgtgaatacttggccaataaacttaattacttacttacttaaccgtTTGCTGATAAAAGAATACTTCCTTATTTTATTTCTGTTTCCAAATGCTAATCTACCCCTCTACACATTTGTGTTCTCCACACAGTGACGGCCGCTGAGGATGAGGACACTGGCTCCCTGAGTGTTTGTCAGTCGATACTCGACCAGCGGACAGAACCCAGGTACGGAATTCCGTGTCTGTTGCTCGTTCCCACAAGACCGTCAAGAGGACGGTCAGACTGGTTGTAGAATAGGAAagaggagggatggagacagagggaaaggaaggctacgaagttagagaagtcgataatCGTaccgatgtaagctgcccaagcgtaatatgaggtgctgttccccaatttgcgttgggcctgactctaacagtgaaggaggctcaggacagaaaggtatttctgtgtctccctctcccatgactctcagtataTATTGTACTCAATATTGTGaggaaatttgggccccatatctgaggaaggatgtgctggctctggagagggtccagaggaggtttacatgaatgatcccaggaatgagtgggttaacatttgatgtccgtttgatagcactgggcctgtactcgctggagtttagaagaatgaggggtgaacatacagaatagtgaaaggcttggatagagtgaacgtggagaggatgtttccaccagtgggagagtctaactagagattacagcctcagaattaaaggatgttcttttaggaaggagatgaggaaggacatcttcagtcagagggtggtgaatctgtggaattcttcgccacagtaGACTGTAGAGGCTAAGTCGGCGGATTATTTAAGGCTGAgacggatagattcttgatttgtactggtgtcagaggttctggggagaaggcaggagaatggggttaggagatagaGATATAtcggccatggttgaatggtggagcagacttgatgggccgaatggcttaattctgctcctatctcttatgaccttatacAGTACGACTTGCCTGGGTTGCGGGCAAACACTGAAttctggtacacatggcaattatACAATCATACCAATAGATGGGCTGAAAAAAGggctggcatggacatggtgggccgaaggacctgttgcgatcgtgcctttgcggttgcagctcctagactgtggaacagcatccctcttcccatcagaactgccccctccatcgactcttaagtcgagacttaaactcatctttactctcaagcctttcttgacatcctctgagggagggctatatgtatgtatttatgtatgtacttaatctatgaaccactgttgtataacgttagtacctccaccaatgtaaagcactttggtcaacgagagttgttttttaaatgtgctatagaaataaaagtgacttgacttgacttgacttggtgtgtgtagtgtgcggggatcgctggtcggcgctgactcgatgggccgaaggtcctgtttccgcgctgtgtctctaaactacactaaactaaaactaatcagtCATGGTCATCTAATAGTGGAGCAGGTGCAAGATTAATCCTGATACTATTTTTATATCATTACATGTTTTCTGCAGAGGATTTGGATTTGTTGCATTTGTAAACAAAGAGATAAAAATGCTGAACCATTACAGTCACATGTCTCAGAATTATGTTTTAAACATCTCTTTTATttgatttttggtctcctaatttgaggaaggacattctcgctattgagcgagtgcagcgtaggttcaccaggttaattcccgtgatggcgggactgacatatgatgaaagaatggatcgactgggcttgtattcactggaatttagaaggatgagaagagatcttatagaaacatataaatcctaaagggattggactggctagatgcaggaaaatgttcccgatattggggggagtccagaaccaggggccacacagtttaagaatatttggttggccatttaggactgagatgaggaaaatcgttttcacccagagagttgtgaatctgggaatactctgccacagaaggcagtggacgccaattcgctggatgttttcaagagttagatttagctctttgggctaacggaattgagggatatggggagaaagcaggaacggggtactgattttggatggtcagccatgatcatattgaattgtggtactggctcgaagggccgaatggcctactcctgcacgttttttctatgtttccttgctgtgtcactaaactaaactaaacccttcctATTACATTCCCGTCTGAATATCTTGTAAAAGTCACGATTGTGTCCTTTCTAAagattccttttttttaaatttcaaaatatactttatttgagaaataaatatatccaataGATGATCATTACaagactccatccaacattctcggaggctatacatacattcaataatgtttacacacatttatcccccacccttgccactcatgtggcccactggcgtggaatcccttcccttatttttgaggggcgtctccaccacaccctgccccccatgtccagcagcggaaggacccaagACTGCGGTCCTCCCCCACTGAGCCTTTTTTTaatatcagactgattcctgggatggcaggactttcatatgaagaaagactggatagactcggcttgtactcgctagcatttagaagattgaggggggatcttatagaagcgtacaaaattcttaaggggttggacgggctagatgcaggaagattgttcccgatgttggggaagtccagaacaaggggtcacagtttaaggataaaggggaaaacttttaggactgagatgagaaaaacattttttttcatacacagagagtggtgaatctgtggaattctctgccacagaaggtagttgaggccacagttcattggctatatttaagacggagttagatgtggcccttgtggctaaagggatcaaggggtatggagagaaggcaggtacaggatactgagttggatgatcagccatgatcatattgaatggcgatgcaggctcgatgggccgaatggcctattcctgcacctattgtctatgtttctatcactggaAGTCACTTGCCCAAATGTGGCTAAACATGGGAATTGAAGACAATTGGTGAATTGTGTTGGAGCTGTGAGCTGGTGTCGGTCAAATACAGGCTCAGTGTTGCTGCATCTCCACACTCCTTTGTGACTTTGATCAACATGGGCCCCAGATATTCCTTTACATTGGTTCTCTCAGTCTGTGTTAAATTTAGAAGCAACACATAATCTGCGTCCGTTACACTTACGTGACACTCTTGCCAAGTGAAGTGATCCGTGCTCATTACCATGAGGCTAACTCCCTGCACACTCTCTTCAATCGCCTGCTCCAGTCGGTCCCGGTAGAATCTCGTCAACTGTAAGAGCTGGTGATCATCGCAGTTTGACATGAAAGCAGAGATTGCCGAGTTTATATCTGTGAACACAGGAGGGGAAGGAAAACATCATCTGAGAAATCTTTCACCACTGGCCCTCACTTCACACTTCCATGGGTgcattgtgagaccacacctggagtattgtgtgcagttttggcctgttggccttcataacaagaggagttgagtacaggagcaaagaggtcctgtagttgtacagggccctggcgagaccacatctggagtatagtgtgcagttttggcctgttggccttcataacaagaggagttgagtacaggagcaaagaggttcttctgcagttgtacagggccctggcgagaccacatctggagtattgtgtgcagttttggcttgttggccttcataacatgaagatttcagtattggagtaaagaggttcttctgcagttgtatagggctctggtgagaccacatctggagtatagtgtgcagttttggcctgttggccttcataacatgaggatttcagtattggagtaaagaggttcttctgcagttgtacagggctctggtgagaccacatctggagtactgtgtacagttttggtctcctaatttgaggaaggacatccttgtgattgaggcagtgcagcgtaggttcaccagattaatccctgggatggcgggactgtcatatgaggaaagattgaaaagattaggcttgtattcactgccgtttagaaggatgaggggagattttaaagaaacatataaaatcataaaaggactggacaagctagatccaggaaaaatgttcccaatgttgggcgagtccagaaccaggggccacacacagtcttagaataaaggggaggtaatttaagactgaggtgagaaaaaacattttcacccagagagttgtgaatctgtggaattccctgccacagagggcagtggaggccaaatcactggatagatttaagagagagttagatagagctctaggggttagtggagtcaagggatatggggagtaggcaggaatggggtactgattggggatgatcagccatgatcacagtgaatggcggtgctggcttgaagggccgaatggtcaactcctgcacctattgtctattgtcaaacttaCATGAGTGTATGAGAAAAAGATGCAGTTTTAACATCACGTATTGGCAGTGAACGGTCCCCGCTCCCACACCATTCATCACACCTGAACATGTTCTCTAGCTGGGCCacagggaatagacaataggtgcaggagtaggccattcagcccttcgaacaatGGGGTGAACCTACGCTTGgctccctcaatcacaaggatgtccttcctcaaatattttTCTCATGCACTCATGgaagtttgacaatagacaataggtgcaggagtaggccattcggcccttcgagccagcaccgccattcaatgtgatcacggctgatcatccccaatcagtaccctgaaggtagcggggagatgagtgtgtggccaggattgtcACTTTTGCAGCAACTCAGATCATTTGTTTCCAAAAAGAGGGCTGATTTATCATCCTGCATCCGCCCACCTGTGACTGTGATGCccctgtagatgtcaactctcggggctcacccccttccctattcccacttcAGTGTGAACCTCATTTCTTGCATCAGGTGTACACCCACTGTCAGGGCATCATATATAAGTCACAGAAGGATCACAaacctttttgttcctttgctgtacaggccactgaatcacctccccagtcaccagcttcagccatgttgtagACAGGCGATCACAAACTCTGTAGCCCTGGAATAATCATTATTAATAGACccatcaggtgacaattgaatgtgaaggaagACATTGCCTTGTGAACCAACACACAGCTTTACAGTGTagcggagatgtggaaaacatcccattcaaacaatagacaataggtgcacgagtaggccattcggaccttcgagcctgcaccgccattcaatatgatcatatttggtctcctaatctgaggaaagacattcttgccatagagggagtacagagaaggttcaccagcctgattcctgggatgtcaggactttcatatgaagaaagacaggatagactcggcttgtactcgctagaatttagaagattgaggggggatcttatagaaacgtacaaaattcttaaggggttggacaggctagatgcaggaagattgttcccaatgttggggaagtccagaacaaggggccacacacagtttaaggataagggggaagtcttttaggaccgagaccaGAAAGAAAAAaattcccacacagagagtggtgaatctgtggaattctctgccacagaaggtagttgaggccacagttcattggctatatttaagagggaattctgGGGAATAAAATTGATTTGCTTGAtattttgtgtgtgtatatatgtgtgtgtgtgatcgtgtgcgcgatcgtgtgtgtgtgtgtgcgtgtgcgtgtgtgtgcgtgcgtgtgtgtgtgcgtgtgtgtgcgtgtgtgcgcgtgggtgtgcgtgcgtgtgtgtgtgtgtgtgtgtgtgtgcgagcgtgtgtgcatgagtgtgtgtgtgtgtgcgtgtgtgtgcgagcgtgtgtgcatgagtgtgtgtgtgtgtgtgcgtgtgtgcgtgcgtgcgtgtgtgtgtgcgtgtgtgcgagcgtgtgtgcatgagtgtgtgtgtctgacctTCTCTTCGTTTGAGTTGATCTCTGGGAGTTTCGCCCCCCTGACTTCACACGCCCGTTTTGCGTTGTCATATGTTATTTTCTTGGCCGAGATGAAGTAACACTTATCTTTGAACAAGTTCCACCCTGGAGCGCAGACATTCTCTACTGGTTAATAAAGAGTTTATCAGTTAGTCTCAAAGACACATCactcacaaaagtgctggagtaactcagtgggactggcagcatctctggggagaaggaatggatgacattccgggtcgagacccttcttcagatttccctctttctctctgtctctccctctctcctttctcccctaaactaaaatatcttctctctctctctctcacacacaatattcctcccccccccctctccctctctcacactctctctcacattcaccttcgctctctctctctctccctctctctttctcacacacacactctgtaaCATTcaccctctccaccactctctctctctctctcctctctcctctctcctctctctctctctctctctctctctctcgctctctctctctctctcacacacacacacacatactatccctctctcacactcaccctctcccccctctctctcacattcaccctctctccctctctctctcacattcatcctctctccctcacactctccctctctctctttctctctctctcacactccctctcacattcaccctctctctcacccgctctctctctctcacacacactctccctctctctcacattcaccctctctctctctccctccctctctctccctctcccctctttctccctccaaaactaaactaaagtctcttgcccagagtaggggaatcgaggaccagaggacatgggtttaaggtaagagggggggggaaagattgaatatggataggacaggtttggagggatatgggccaaacgcaggcaggtgggactagtgtagatggggcatgttggtcggggtgggactagtgtagatggggcatgtcggtcggggtgggactagtgtagatggggcatgtcggtcggggtgggactagtgtagatggggcatgttggtccgggtgggactagtgtagatggggcatgttggccggggtgggattagtgtagatggggcatgctggtcggggtgggactagtgtagatgggacatgttggtcggactgggactagtgtagatggggcacgttggccggtgtgggcaagttgggctctgTCAGTAGATTAGAGAGCTACTCACCTTTCACTCTTTGGAGATAGCTCTGGACATCTCTACAGAGCTGGATATTGGTTCCGTTAAGGTTCTGGATTTCGCTCTTCAGATGGCTAACCTCCTGGAGGGATTCGGAGTGGAGGGAGCGATAGGCAGAGAGATTCGCCATCGAGACGGTAAGATTCCCAGTGCAACTTTGGCCCGAGAGATTCAGCCTCGAGTTCTCGTACACGCAGATGTCTAGCGTGGAGTTCAGGGCCAGATATCGCTCGTCAGATCGCCGGAGGCTGTCGTTCAACTCCAGAAATCCTGCGCTCAGTTCAGCAAAGCTTCTTTCAGCTCGGCTGAGATCTCCCCGTAGCCGAGACACTGAAGGAGAGAGAAAGTTCACAGAGTTCGCTGACGTTCtaattttaaaaggcgaggcaaacaattgggcagcagccacctgacaaccaaaattcattttgtgaacacaaacttttaaaaaaggcgaggcaagcaagcaattcccgatgttgggggagtccagaaccaggggccacacacacacagtttaagaataaggggtcggccatttagaacggagacgaggaaacacttttccacccagagaattctctgcctcagagggcggtggaggccggttctctggaagctttcaagagagagctagatagggctcttaaagatagtggagtcaggggatatggggagaaggcaggaacggggtactgataggggatgatcagccatgatcacagtgaatggcggtgttggctcgaagggccgaatggcctctactcctgcacctattttctatgtttctatgtaaacctccattcctttcccgtccatataccgatccaatttatttttaaatgataaaatcgaacctgccagcctccaccacttccactggaagctcattccacacacagctaccactctctgagtaaagaagttcccccgcatgttacccctaaacttttgtccctattgataggggacgatcagccatgatcgcaatgaatgggcggtgctggcctcctcctgcgcctattgtctctgtttcatagcaaaaggatttgagtataggagcagggaggttctattgcagttgtacagggtcttggtgagaccacacctggagtattgcatacagttttggtctcctaatctgaggaaagacattcttgccatagagggagtacagagagggttcaccaaactgattcctgggatggcaggactttcatatgaagaaatactggatagactcagcttgtactcgctagaatttagaagattgaggggggatcttatcgaaacttacaacattcttaaggggttggacaggctaattgcaggaagattgttcccgatgttggggaagtccagaacaaggtcacacacagtttaaggataagggtgaatgaagtcttttaggaccgagatgagaaaaacattttttttccacacacatacagtggtgaatctgtggaattctctgtcaccgaaggtagttgaggccagttcattggctatatttaagatggagttcgatgtggcccttgtgcctaatgggatcagggggtatggagagaaggcaggtacaggatactgagttggatgatcagccatgatcatattgaatggcggtgcaggctcgaaagtccGAATGGcctatactcctgcacctatttcctatgtttctaggtttttatgctgctgcacccgctgagtttctccagcatttttgtgtacttccccacagccatcaggctattaaacctggctcggacaaaactctgaacattaataacccattatctgttattttgcactttatttattcatgtgttttgttgtcaatgttctatgttctgtgtgctgaaacaaagcaagaatgtcattgtcctatcagtaggtatgttgcaaagcctacctgaatatcgctgaaaatctgtcccagcccgtgtgcgcgattttggcgccgtttagaggggggcgggtttaaaacgcgattttccctaggctgttcaaatagaggtttttcagcctagttaattaataacgaaaaatcgctggaagattccgtagctggagctatttttagttttaagggctttctgtacttgttatagtaggttaataattaacctctaaacccccgaccgccgacaacgggtcggatcACATACAGGGGGAAAACGGAAggcaggctgtttatttttacattaaaaagggcttcttaagatccctttatacaaagtttaatgttgcgagtagctaatttgggccccattatatcccgcagtatttttctgggcatttgagggtacaaatctaccgcaatgtgaacgttctaaaccagcgcgttcacaggatcccactagaaagctgatttaaatggacattcatttacagcaattgaacactaacatccttccatttggcctataaattaaggtaaatgagatttcaaaatcatgttttactgtgaattatttgtgaatattatttggacacttaggctatttaaaaatgttaatcatttattaagaaatggatagatgtttagatctagtaattgaagtttgaaattagctacaattgggtaactaactaattatatgctttaatttcaggtcatccaagtaagattattttatatttgtttcagaatgcttcaatctatgataactgaaaatttcattcagttctcttaatttttaagaaagttatgggcttttgactgtccacgatcacagcttttttgttatgtccatagaaaatcaatagggaacaagatgctaatttccgagtatgaaaatggccataatattttaaatacttgagatatgaaagtgaattaggtgtcaaattaaacttatttttatgctttatctgatgggataaattgcaaacttgattttttaaatctcaaaatgttgtaacattgctactatcagggacacatgacagtaaacttgaactagaactttaggctgtgcacgccagacGTCGTATATGTATGTCGTTTGTTTCTTTATACTATTCTtagaacaaatgtaaagcactttggccatcgagagttgttttttaaatgtgctatagaaataaatgtgacttgtttGAGGGGGActgacgggcactaggacccagcgcagtcaaacccaggggaaccAACCCTGTCAATAGGACAGGGGTCGCTGCAGAGACAccaagaccaaagatcatagaggaggtgCAGCATTAGTTACAGGgttgcattaggccattcggcccttcgagccagcactgtcattctcgttctccgccaccatagatgaggctcacaccagggtctcatccataccccgtaacactgctctctctccccatccccgcacacgcaacaagggcagagtccctctggtcctcacctttcaccccaccagccggcaaatacaacacataatcctccgccatttccgccacctccaacgtgaccccaccactcgccacatcttcccatctccccccatgtctgccttccgcaaagaccgctccctccgcaactccctcgtcaattcttcccttccctcccgcaccaccccctccccgggcactttccgttgcaaccgcaagaaatgcaacacctgtcccttcacctcccccctcgactccatccaaggtcccaagcagtcgttccaggtgcgacaaaggttcacctgtaactcctccaacctcatctactgcatccgctgctctagatgtcagctgatttacatcggtgagaccaagcgtaggttgggcgatcgtttcgccgaacacctccgctcagcccgcaataacctacctgacctcccggtggctcagcacttcaacttcccctcccattcccaatcggacctctctgtcctgggtctcctccattgccagagtgagcaacagcggaaattggaggaacagcgcctcatattccgtctggggaccttgcgtccttatggcattaacatagaattctcccaatttggctagcccttgctgtctcctccccttccttaaccctctagctgtctcctcccaccctcccatccgcccgccctcgggctcctcctcctcctccccttttccttctttctttcccccaccccccatcagtctgaacaagggtttcggcccgaaacgtcgcctatttccttcgctccat from the Amblyraja radiata isolate CabotCenter1 unplaced genomic scaffold, sAmbRad1.1.pri scaffold_675_ctg1, whole genome shotgun sequence genome contains:
- the LOC116970246 gene encoding versican core protein-like; the protein is MANLSAYRSLHSESLQEVSHLKSEIQNLNGTNIQLCRDVQSYLQRVKENVCAPGWNLFKDKCYFISAKKITYDNAKRACEVRGAKLPEINSNEEKVRHTHSSVCWFTRQCLPSHSIVT